In the Haliaeetus albicilla chromosome 7, bHalAlb1.1, whole genome shotgun sequence genome, one interval contains:
- the ARHGAP32 gene encoding rho GTPase-activating protein 32 isoform X6, whose amino-acid sequence MLMAYLSRLSAIAGNKINCGPALTWMEIDNKGNHLLVHEESSINVPAIAAAHVIKRYIAQAADELSFEVGDIVSVIDMPPKELTTWWRGKHGFQVGFFPSECVELINDKVPQSVTNSVPKPVSPAHGARPASWSYFPPYLEMDSVKPGSAYVTEALNQSQLSSVSKKHGKLITFLRTFMKSRPTKQKLKQRGILKERVFGCDLGEHLLNSGHDVPQVLKSCTEFIEKHGIVDGIYRLSGIASNIQKLRHEFDSEQIPDLTKDIYIQDIHCVGSLCKLYFRELPNPLLTYQLYEKFSDAVSAATDEERLVKIHDVIQQLPPPHYRTLEFLMRHLARLADYCSITNMHTKNLAIVWAPNLLRSKQIESACFSGTAAFMEVRIQSVVVEFILNHVDVLFSSKLSSVIRDGAGHSSLSRPKSLLVSSPSTKLLTLEEAQARTQAQINSPIVADSKYIEVGEGPAALQGKFHTVIDFPSERKRPPSKMKKSPVGSWRSFFNLGKSSSVSKRKLQRNPSEPSEMKAIALAGGRGDSGTLRSAKSEESLTSLHAVDGESKLFRPRRPRSSSDALSASFNGELLGNMNRCNSYDNLPHDHDSDGDEGLIHVPALISPRSAEDVDLSPPDIGVASLDFDPMSFQCSPPQAESECLDSSTSLLESVGINKEKPSLVKKDLESGSQSQTPGSATSSEPVSPFQEKMSPFFTLDLSPTEEKACKPHAFSPKMGRKPIKSPPLTTSEPISFTLPSRVSEATGGAPITSRNSSASSWSKGIGITEITNRSPTQMSLPLKNSETGAGEGTHQELQHGQLVAAGKPELPEEGERPMSSSQNKTVPTGHTQPGAVALDSPQDPVPVSSVSLIPPPPPKNAARMLALALAESAQQASAQSQKRPGDAHSESTNYGEAEAGTALEKLHLSAGAPDKLHLYTGLPENRLHFQTGAPVEQDFQGSSTPGEQNHPPGAPGNWDPPPLHTGMPGDMPDSRDAEQEQSSFHPGKPGDKDHFPSHAGDWEHTHHHTPPALPDWEPPTTDLSVDKPHLRACVSGDKHHIPICTADDKLQSPPVVTAGEKSTPLASMPYLTTIQTTAAEPNRGPAGPATTQADVTVTAAQRTLTASQPAPSQRQDHQSAMGQVPAASAKASSSSSQVWGATAPEKPPEPAPVFVSESSSTTRCSSSVPTGHQSHLEKPRETTRAPPLHLRSESVPTHSSYGFTPPVPPVRTLESKIAAAMHSNNTDTINNSNYHTFLSSSMLASSVEEALLPPPPPPPPPKHTSLQSVYVPHPKPESIPEPSGPDGYLHHKLASIHQYRPESVPPHISYHSKPDQHQAHPPRSETPTSAGTRYNTYTTQGKSTSALHSKPRSRTEFVSSVSPTGLRNASYADDAPPYPTIRRVQSLHVPTPAASAIRSVPISRTEVPPDDEPVYCPRPLYQYKPYQPHSDYHVTQLQPYFENGRVHYRYSPYSSSSGSSYYTTADGSLYDLDPYSTVRVRPFHPLPGRDFASYASRLQSKGLYRYPSLSAYPRGGLISHLAGKEHSFISRDVPPAPDIKHMYMSWDLEDMEKYRMQSIRRESRTRQKVKGPVMSQYDNVAPLLQEEMGGLDVIHLRSKSDPGKTGLLTVAEGKEGRYPAKAATPEGDERYYAQHPEPELDRAHYHGAYGNGQSEKPSLPQKQSSVRNRKLHEPGCNTNEHRTHLQQDASHRQPSESKNGPPYPDYRPKGGPEPSEPLGYQHSGSKYIPANQETLRLNHKEVRLAEDRPDLERSRARPTTSMEKHSRDCYKDEEHAASPMAPPPKPERSHSLRMQHPETMERDSALLYPYQTLGKRQSTMTVVSQYDNLEDYHTMPQHQRGGYVGGGGFVPPSFTHMHSRTYATALGQGAFLPTELCLQRPETEVHVE is encoded by the exons TGTCGAAAAAACACGGCAAGCTCATCACCTTCCTTCGTACATTCATGAAGTCGCGcccaacaaaacagaaactgaaacagCGGGGGATCCTGAAGGAAAGGGTGTTTGGCTGTGACCTGGGAGAGCATCTTCTCAACTCTGGCCATGACG TCCCCCAGGTCCTCAAGAGCTGCACTGAATTCATTGAGAAACATGGCATTGTGGATGGAATATATCGTCTGTCTGGGATCGCGTCCAACATCCAGAAGCTACG CCACGAGTTTGACTCCGAGCAGATTCCTGACTTGACAAAGGATATTTACATCCAAGACATTCACTGCGTGGGCTCCCTCTGCAAACTGTACTTCCGCGAACTCCCGAACCCTCTGCTGACCTATCAACTCTATGAGAAGTTCTCG GACGCTGTTTCTGCTGCTACAGATGAAGAACGGTTGGTTAAAATCCATGATGTCATCCAACAGCTGCCCCCTCCTCACTACAG GACGCTGGAGTTCCTAATGAGACACTTAGCTCGTCTAGCTGATTACTGCTCCATCACAAATATGCACACTAAGAACTTAGCAATCGTCTGGGCTCCAAACCTCCTAAG ATCAAAGCAGATAGAGTCTGCCTGCTTCAGTGGAACAGCTGCCTTCATGGAGGTGCGGATCCAGTCGGTAGTTGTGGAATTCATCTTGAACCACGTGGACGTCCTCTTCAGTTCCAAACTCAGCTCAGTCATACGAGATGGAGCAG GGCACAGTTCTTTATCACGGCCCAAGTCTCTGTTGGTGTCCTCTCCTTCCACAAAGCTGCTCACGCTGGAGGAGGCACAGGCACGGACACAAGCCCAGATCAACTCTCCCATCGTGGCAGACAGCAAATACATAGAAGTGGGAGAAGGCCCTGCAGCTTTACAGGGGAAATTCCACACGGTCATAGACTTTCCATCTGAAAG AAAAAGACCGCCCAGCAAGATGAAGAAATCGCCAGTTGGCAGTTGGCGTTCCTTCTTCAACCTGGGAAAATCATCATCTGTGTCCAAACGCAAACTACAGCGCAATCCCAGCGAGCCCTCAGAAATGAAAGCCATAGCCCTGGCAG GTGGACGAGGAGACAGTGGGACTCTTCGCTCAGCTAAAAGCGAAGAATCGCTTACCTCTCTGCATGCTGTTGATG GTGAATCTAAACTGTTTCGACCCAGAAGACCTAGGTCCAGCAGTGATGCATTGTCTGCTTCCTTCAATGGAGAGCTCTTAGGAAACATGAATCGCTGCAATTCTTACGACAACCTTCCCCACGACCATGACAGCGATGGGGATGAGGGGCTCATCCACGTTCCTGCCCTGATTTCTCCTCGATCTGCTGAAGACGTTGACCTGAGCCCACCGGATATCGGAGTCGCTAGCCTGGATTTTGACCCAATGTCTTTTCAGTGCAGCCCACCCCAAGCAGAGTCCGAGTGCCTGGATAGCAGTACCTCCCTGCTGGAGTCAGTCGGCATAAATAAGGAGAAGCCAAGCCTAGTAAAGAAGGATTTAGAATCAGGCAGCCAGTCCCAGACACCAGGCAGTGCCACGAGCTCTGAGCCAGTCTCCCCTTTCCAAGAGAAGATGAGCCCCTTCTTTACTCTGGACCTGAGCCCAACCGAAGAGAAGGCCTGCAAACCCCATGCCTTTTCACCCAAGATGGGGCGAAAGCCCATCAAATCTCCACCACTGACTACATCAGAACCCATCTCCTTCACACTGCCCAGCCGCGTGTCAGAAGCGACTGGAGGAGCGCCCATCACATCCAGGAACTCCTCTGCTTCCAGCTGGAGCAAAGGGATTGGCATCACTGAAATCACAAACAGGTCCCCAACCCAGATGTCCTTGCCCctgaaaaacagtgaaacaggagcaggggaaggaacCCACCAAGAGCTACAGCATGGCCAGCTAGTGGCTGCTGGCAAACCCGAGTTGCCAGAAGAAGGGGAGAGACCAATGTCAAGCAGTCAGAATAAGACTGTACCCACTGGACACACACAGCCAG GAGCAGTTGCCCTCGACTCCCCCCAGGATCCTGTTCCCGTCAGTTCTGTGTCTCttatccctcctcctcctccgaaAAATGCAGCGCGCATGCTAGCCCTAGCGTTAGCCGAGTCCGCACAGCAAGCATCTGCTCAGTCTCAGAAAAGGCCAGGAGATGCTCATTCTGAAAGCACAAATTACGGAGAGGCTGAAGCTGGCACAGCTCTAGAAAAGCTCCATCTCTCTGCTGGTGCTCCAGACAAGCTCCACCTGTACACTGGTCTGCCCGAGAACCGACTTCACTTCCAGACTGGTGCACCAGTAGAGCAGGATTTCCAAGGTAGCAGCACACCCGGGGAGCAGAACCACCCACCAGGTGCACCTGGAAACTGGGACCCCCCACCTCTCCACACTGGCATGCCTGGGGACATGCCTGATAGCAGAGATGCGGAGCAGGAGCAGTCCAGCTTCCATCCCGGTAAACCGGGGGACAAAGATCACTTCCCCTCCCACGCTGGAGACTGGGAGCACACACACCACCATACTCCACCTGCACTGCCTGACTGGGAACCACCCACAACAGACTTGTCTGTAGATAAGCCCCATCTCCGCGCATGCGTGTCTGGGGACAAGCACCACATTCCTATCTGCACGGCTGATGACAAACTTCAGTCTCCTCCTGTCGTAACTGCCGGGGAGAAAAGCACGCCCCTGGCTTCAATGCCGTATTTAACCACCATCCAGACAACAGCAGCTGAGCCTAACCGCGGGCCAGCAGGTCCGGCCACGACTCAGGCAGACGTCACCGTTACAGCTGCGCAACGCACGCtcacagccagccagccagcccccTCGCAGAGGCAAGATCACCAGTCGGCAATGGGACAAGTGCCAGCGGCCTCCGCAAAAGCATCGAGTAGTTCCAGTCAG GTTTGGGGTGCAACCGCACCTGAAAAGCCACCTGAGCCTGCTCCTGTTTTTGTCTCAGAAAGCAGTTCTACCACCCGCTGCTCCTCTTCTGTGCCCACAGGCCACCAGAGCCATTTGGAAAAGCCTCGGGAGACTACGAGGGCTCCCCCACTGCACCTGCGGTCCGAGTCCGTCCCTACTCACTCCTCCTATGGCTTTACACCCCCCGTCCCACCTGTGAGAACGCTGGAGAGCAAAATTGCTGCCGCCATGCACTCGAACAACACGGACACCATCAACAACTCCAATTATCACACCTTCCTGTCTTCCTCCATGCTGGCTTCCTCTGTGGAGGAAGCCCTGCTGCCgccaccaccgccgccgcccccaCCCAAGCACACTTCTCTGCAGTCCGTGTACGTGCCGCATCCCAAGCCAGAGAGCATCCCCGAGCCCTCCGGGCCAGACGGCTACCTGCACCACAAGCTGGCTTCCATCCATCAGTACAGGCCTGAGAGCGTTCCTCCGCACATCTCCTACCACAGCAAGCCTGACCAGCACCAAGCCCACCCTCCTCGGTCAGAGACGCCCACTTCTGCGGGCACTCGCTACAACACCTACACGACCCAGGGGAAGAGCACCTCGGCTCTCCACTCCAAGCCTCGCAGCCGGACAGAGTTCGTGTCCTCCGTGAGCCCAACGGGCCTGCGTAACGCCAGCTACGCTGACGACGCTCCACCCTACCCCACTATCCGAAGGGTTCAGTCGCTGCACGTCCCCACCCCTGCTGCCTCTGCTATCCGCTCCGTTCCCATTTCACGGACCGAGGTACCTCCGGATGACGAGCCAGTGTACTGCCCACGGCCCCTCTATCAGTACAAGCCATATCAGCCCCACTCCGACTACCACGTAACTCAGCTGCAGCCTTACTTCGAGAACGGGCGGGTACATTACCGGTACAGTCCTTATTCCAGCTCTTCTGGATCCTCTTATTACACCACCGCTGACGGGAGCCTTTACGACCTGGACCCCTACAGCACTGTGCGGGTCAGACCTTtccaccccctccccggccgAGACTTTGCGTCGTACGCCTCCCGGCTGCAAAGCAAGGGCCTGTACCGCTATCCTAGCTTGTCTGCCTACCCGCGGGGTGGCCTCATCAGCCACCTAGCAGGCAAAGAGCACAGCTTCATCAGCAGAGACGTGCCTCCTGCCCCAGACATCAAGCACATGTACATGTCGTGGGACCTCGAGGACATGGAGAAGTACCGCATGCAGTCTATTCGCCGGGAGAGCCGCACGCGCCAGAAAGTGAAAGGGCCAGTGATGTCCCAGTACGATAACGTGGCCccactgctgcaggaggaaatgGGAGGGCTGGACGTCATTCACTTGCGCAGCAAATCCGATCCTGGGAAAACTGGCCTCCTCACGGtggcagaagggaaggaggggaggtaCCCGGCCAAAGCAGCTACGCCCGAGGGGGACGAACGTTACTACGCGCAGCACCCCGAGCCAGAGCTGGACAGAGCCCACTACCACGGCGCCTACGGGAACGGGCAGTCGGAGAAGCCGTCTCTTCCCCAGAAGCAGAGCAGCGTCCGGAATAGGAAGCTGCACGAGCCGGGCTGCAACACAAACGAACACAGGACGCACTTGCAGCAGGACGCCAGCCACAGGCAGCCTTCCGAATCCAAAAATGGGCCCCCTTATCCCGACTACAGGCCCAAAGGTGGCCCGGAGCCCTCCGAGCCCCTCGGTTACCAGCACTCGGGCAGCAAGTACATCCCGGCGAACCAGGAGACCCTGAGACTGAACCACAAGGAGGTGAGGTTGGCAGAGGACAGGCCGGATTTGGAGAGGTCTCGAGCCAGGCCCACCACATCCATGGAGAAACACTCCAGAGACTGCTATAAAGACGAGGAGCATGCCGCCTCTCCCATGGCACCACCACCCAAGCCCGAACGGAGCCACAGCCTCAGAATGCAGCACCCCGAAACCATGGAGAGGGACTCTGCCCTCCTCTACCCATACCAAACCCTTGGGAAACGCCAAAGCACTATGACTGTGGTGTCCCAGTATGATAATTTGGAGGATTACCATACCATGCCTCAGCACCAAAGAGGGGGCTATGTTGGAGGAGGGGGGTTTGTGCCCCCCAGTTTTACCCACATGCACAGTAGAACTTACGCCACAGCCCTTGGCCAGGGAGCCTTCCTCCCGACGGAGCTGTGTTTGCAGAGGCCCGAAACAGAGGTCCACGTCGAGTGA
- the ARHGAP32 gene encoding rho GTPase-activating protein 32 isoform X7, translating into MKSRPTKQKLKQRGILKERVFGCDLGEHLLNSGHDVPQVLKSCTEFIEKHGIVDGIYRLSGIASNIQKLRHEFDSEQIPDLTKDIYIQDIHCVGSLCKLYFRELPNPLLTYQLYEKFSDAVSAATDEERLVKIHDVIQQLPPPHYRTLEFLMRHLARLADYCSITNMHTKNLAIVWAPNLLRSKQIESACFSGTAAFMEVRIQSVVVEFILNHVDVLFSSKLSSVIRDGAGHSSLSRPKSLLVSSPSTKLLTLEEAQARTQAQINSPIVADSKYIEVGEGPAALQGKFHTVIDFPSERKRPPSKMKKSPVGSWRSFFNLGKSSSVSKRKLQRNPSEPSEMKAIALAGGRGDSGTLRSAKSEESLTSLHAVDGESKLFRPRRPRSSSDALSASFNGELLGNMNRCNSYDNLPHDHDSDGDEGLIHVPALISPRSAEDVDLSPPDIGVASLDFDPMSFQCSPPQAESECLDSSTSLLESVGINKEKPSLVKKDLESGSQSQTPGSATSSEPVSPFQEKMSPFFTLDLSPTEEKACKPHAFSPKMGRKPIKSPPLTTSEPISFTLPSRVSEATGGAPITSRNSSASSWSKGIGITEITNRSPTQMSLPLKNSETGAGEGTHQELQHGQLVAAGKPELPEEGERPMSSSQNKTVPTGHTQPGAVALDSPQDPVPVSSVSLIPPPPPKNAARMLALALAESAQQASAQSQKRPGDAHSESTNYGEAEAGTALEKLHLSAGAPDKLHLYTGLPENRLHFQTGAPVEQDFQGSSTPGEQNHPPGAPGNWDPPPLHTGMPGDMPDSRDAEQEQSSFHPGKPGDKDHFPSHAGDWEHTHHHTPPALPDWEPPTTDLSVDKPHLRACVSGDKHHIPICTADDKLQSPPVVTAGEKSTPLASMPYLTTIQTTAAEPNRGPAGPATTQADVTVTAAQRTLTASQPAPSQRQDHQSAMGQVPAASAKASSSSSQVWGATAPEKPPEPAPVFVSESSSTTRCSSSVPTGHQSHLEKPRETTRAPPLHLRSESVPTHSSYGFTPPVPPVRTLESKIAAAMHSNNTDTINNSNYHTFLSSSMLASSVEEALLPPPPPPPPPKHTSLQSVYVPHPKPESIPEPSGPDGYLHHKLASIHQYRPESVPPHISYHSKPDQHQAHPPRSETPTSAGTRYNTYTTQGKSTSALHSKPRSRTEFVSSVSPTGLRNASYADDAPPYPTIRRVQSLHVPTPAASAIRSVPISRTEVPPDDEPVYCPRPLYQYKPYQPHSDYHVTQLQPYFENGRVHYRYSPYSSSSGSSYYTTADGSLYDLDPYSTVRVRPFHPLPGRDFASYASRLQSKGLYRYPSLSAYPRGGLISHLAGKEHSFISRDVPPAPDIKHMYMSWDLEDMEKYRMQSIRRESRTRQKVKGPVMSQYDNVAPLLQEEMGGLDVIHLRSKSDPGKTGLLTVAEGKEGRYPAKAATPEGDERYYAQHPEPELDRAHYHGAYGNGQSEKPSLPQKQSSVRNRKLHEPGCNTNEHRTHLQQDASHRQPSESKNGPPYPDYRPKGGPEPSEPLGYQHSGSKYIPANQETLRLNHKEVRLAEDRPDLERSRARPTTSMEKHSRDCYKDEEHAASPMAPPPKPERSHSLRMQHPETMERDSALLYPYQTLGKRQSTMTVVSQYDNLEDYHTMPQHQRGGYVGGGGFVPPSFTHMHSRTYATALGQGAFLPTELCLQRPETEVHVE; encoded by the exons ATGAAGTCGCGcccaacaaaacagaaactgaaacagCGGGGGATCCTGAAGGAAAGGGTGTTTGGCTGTGACCTGGGAGAGCATCTTCTCAACTCTGGCCATGACG TCCCCCAGGTCCTCAAGAGCTGCACTGAATTCATTGAGAAACATGGCATTGTGGATGGAATATATCGTCTGTCTGGGATCGCGTCCAACATCCAGAAGCTACG CCACGAGTTTGACTCCGAGCAGATTCCTGACTTGACAAAGGATATTTACATCCAAGACATTCACTGCGTGGGCTCCCTCTGCAAACTGTACTTCCGCGAACTCCCGAACCCTCTGCTGACCTATCAACTCTATGAGAAGTTCTCG GACGCTGTTTCTGCTGCTACAGATGAAGAACGGTTGGTTAAAATCCATGATGTCATCCAACAGCTGCCCCCTCCTCACTACAG GACGCTGGAGTTCCTAATGAGACACTTAGCTCGTCTAGCTGATTACTGCTCCATCACAAATATGCACACTAAGAACTTAGCAATCGTCTGGGCTCCAAACCTCCTAAG ATCAAAGCAGATAGAGTCTGCCTGCTTCAGTGGAACAGCTGCCTTCATGGAGGTGCGGATCCAGTCGGTAGTTGTGGAATTCATCTTGAACCACGTGGACGTCCTCTTCAGTTCCAAACTCAGCTCAGTCATACGAGATGGAGCAG GGCACAGTTCTTTATCACGGCCCAAGTCTCTGTTGGTGTCCTCTCCTTCCACAAAGCTGCTCACGCTGGAGGAGGCACAGGCACGGACACAAGCCCAGATCAACTCTCCCATCGTGGCAGACAGCAAATACATAGAAGTGGGAGAAGGCCCTGCAGCTTTACAGGGGAAATTCCACACGGTCATAGACTTTCCATCTGAAAG AAAAAGACCGCCCAGCAAGATGAAGAAATCGCCAGTTGGCAGTTGGCGTTCCTTCTTCAACCTGGGAAAATCATCATCTGTGTCCAAACGCAAACTACAGCGCAATCCCAGCGAGCCCTCAGAAATGAAAGCCATAGCCCTGGCAG GTGGACGAGGAGACAGTGGGACTCTTCGCTCAGCTAAAAGCGAAGAATCGCTTACCTCTCTGCATGCTGTTGATG GTGAATCTAAACTGTTTCGACCCAGAAGACCTAGGTCCAGCAGTGATGCATTGTCTGCTTCCTTCAATGGAGAGCTCTTAGGAAACATGAATCGCTGCAATTCTTACGACAACCTTCCCCACGACCATGACAGCGATGGGGATGAGGGGCTCATCCACGTTCCTGCCCTGATTTCTCCTCGATCTGCTGAAGACGTTGACCTGAGCCCACCGGATATCGGAGTCGCTAGCCTGGATTTTGACCCAATGTCTTTTCAGTGCAGCCCACCCCAAGCAGAGTCCGAGTGCCTGGATAGCAGTACCTCCCTGCTGGAGTCAGTCGGCATAAATAAGGAGAAGCCAAGCCTAGTAAAGAAGGATTTAGAATCAGGCAGCCAGTCCCAGACACCAGGCAGTGCCACGAGCTCTGAGCCAGTCTCCCCTTTCCAAGAGAAGATGAGCCCCTTCTTTACTCTGGACCTGAGCCCAACCGAAGAGAAGGCCTGCAAACCCCATGCCTTTTCACCCAAGATGGGGCGAAAGCCCATCAAATCTCCACCACTGACTACATCAGAACCCATCTCCTTCACACTGCCCAGCCGCGTGTCAGAAGCGACTGGAGGAGCGCCCATCACATCCAGGAACTCCTCTGCTTCCAGCTGGAGCAAAGGGATTGGCATCACTGAAATCACAAACAGGTCCCCAACCCAGATGTCCTTGCCCctgaaaaacagtgaaacaggagcaggggaaggaacCCACCAAGAGCTACAGCATGGCCAGCTAGTGGCTGCTGGCAAACCCGAGTTGCCAGAAGAAGGGGAGAGACCAATGTCAAGCAGTCAGAATAAGACTGTACCCACTGGACACACACAGCCAG GAGCAGTTGCCCTCGACTCCCCCCAGGATCCTGTTCCCGTCAGTTCTGTGTCTCttatccctcctcctcctccgaaAAATGCAGCGCGCATGCTAGCCCTAGCGTTAGCCGAGTCCGCACAGCAAGCATCTGCTCAGTCTCAGAAAAGGCCAGGAGATGCTCATTCTGAAAGCACAAATTACGGAGAGGCTGAAGCTGGCACAGCTCTAGAAAAGCTCCATCTCTCTGCTGGTGCTCCAGACAAGCTCCACCTGTACACTGGTCTGCCCGAGAACCGACTTCACTTCCAGACTGGTGCACCAGTAGAGCAGGATTTCCAAGGTAGCAGCACACCCGGGGAGCAGAACCACCCACCAGGTGCACCTGGAAACTGGGACCCCCCACCTCTCCACACTGGCATGCCTGGGGACATGCCTGATAGCAGAGATGCGGAGCAGGAGCAGTCCAGCTTCCATCCCGGTAAACCGGGGGACAAAGATCACTTCCCCTCCCACGCTGGAGACTGGGAGCACACACACCACCATACTCCACCTGCACTGCCTGACTGGGAACCACCCACAACAGACTTGTCTGTAGATAAGCCCCATCTCCGCGCATGCGTGTCTGGGGACAAGCACCACATTCCTATCTGCACGGCTGATGACAAACTTCAGTCTCCTCCTGTCGTAACTGCCGGGGAGAAAAGCACGCCCCTGGCTTCAATGCCGTATTTAACCACCATCCAGACAACAGCAGCTGAGCCTAACCGCGGGCCAGCAGGTCCGGCCACGACTCAGGCAGACGTCACCGTTACAGCTGCGCAACGCACGCtcacagccagccagccagcccccTCGCAGAGGCAAGATCACCAGTCGGCAATGGGACAAGTGCCAGCGGCCTCCGCAAAAGCATCGAGTAGTTCCAGTCAG GTTTGGGGTGCAACCGCACCTGAAAAGCCACCTGAGCCTGCTCCTGTTTTTGTCTCAGAAAGCAGTTCTACCACCCGCTGCTCCTCTTCTGTGCCCACAGGCCACCAGAGCCATTTGGAAAAGCCTCGGGAGACTACGAGGGCTCCCCCACTGCACCTGCGGTCCGAGTCCGTCCCTACTCACTCCTCCTATGGCTTTACACCCCCCGTCCCACCTGTGAGAACGCTGGAGAGCAAAATTGCTGCCGCCATGCACTCGAACAACACGGACACCATCAACAACTCCAATTATCACACCTTCCTGTCTTCCTCCATGCTGGCTTCCTCTGTGGAGGAAGCCCTGCTGCCgccaccaccgccgccgcccccaCCCAAGCACACTTCTCTGCAGTCCGTGTACGTGCCGCATCCCAAGCCAGAGAGCATCCCCGAGCCCTCCGGGCCAGACGGCTACCTGCACCACAAGCTGGCTTCCATCCATCAGTACAGGCCTGAGAGCGTTCCTCCGCACATCTCCTACCACAGCAAGCCTGACCAGCACCAAGCCCACCCTCCTCGGTCAGAGACGCCCACTTCTGCGGGCACTCGCTACAACACCTACACGACCCAGGGGAAGAGCACCTCGGCTCTCCACTCCAAGCCTCGCAGCCGGACAGAGTTCGTGTCCTCCGTGAGCCCAACGGGCCTGCGTAACGCCAGCTACGCTGACGACGCTCCACCCTACCCCACTATCCGAAGGGTTCAGTCGCTGCACGTCCCCACCCCTGCTGCCTCTGCTATCCGCTCCGTTCCCATTTCACGGACCGAGGTACCTCCGGATGACGAGCCAGTGTACTGCCCACGGCCCCTCTATCAGTACAAGCCATATCAGCCCCACTCCGACTACCACGTAACTCAGCTGCAGCCTTACTTCGAGAACGGGCGGGTACATTACCGGTACAGTCCTTATTCCAGCTCTTCTGGATCCTCTTATTACACCACCGCTGACGGGAGCCTTTACGACCTGGACCCCTACAGCACTGTGCGGGTCAGACCTTtccaccccctccccggccgAGACTTTGCGTCGTACGCCTCCCGGCTGCAAAGCAAGGGCCTGTACCGCTATCCTAGCTTGTCTGCCTACCCGCGGGGTGGCCTCATCAGCCACCTAGCAGGCAAAGAGCACAGCTTCATCAGCAGAGACGTGCCTCCTGCCCCAGACATCAAGCACATGTACATGTCGTGGGACCTCGAGGACATGGAGAAGTACCGCATGCAGTCTATTCGCCGGGAGAGCCGCACGCGCCAGAAAGTGAAAGGGCCAGTGATGTCCCAGTACGATAACGTGGCCccactgctgcaggaggaaatgGGAGGGCTGGACGTCATTCACTTGCGCAGCAAATCCGATCCTGGGAAAACTGGCCTCCTCACGGtggcagaagggaaggaggggaggtaCCCGGCCAAAGCAGCTACGCCCGAGGGGGACGAACGTTACTACGCGCAGCACCCCGAGCCAGAGCTGGACAGAGCCCACTACCACGGCGCCTACGGGAACGGGCAGTCGGAGAAGCCGTCTCTTCCCCAGAAGCAGAGCAGCGTCCGGAATAGGAAGCTGCACGAGCCGGGCTGCAACACAAACGAACACAGGACGCACTTGCAGCAGGACGCCAGCCACAGGCAGCCTTCCGAATCCAAAAATGGGCCCCCTTATCCCGACTACAGGCCCAAAGGTGGCCCGGAGCCCTCCGAGCCCCTCGGTTACCAGCACTCGGGCAGCAAGTACATCCCGGCGAACCAGGAGACCCTGAGACTGAACCACAAGGAGGTGAGGTTGGCAGAGGACAGGCCGGATTTGGAGAGGTCTCGAGCCAGGCCCACCACATCCATGGAGAAACACTCCAGAGACTGCTATAAAGACGAGGAGCATGCCGCCTCTCCCATGGCACCACCACCCAAGCCCGAACGGAGCCACAGCCTCAGAATGCAGCACCCCGAAACCATGGAGAGGGACTCTGCCCTCCTCTACCCATACCAAACCCTTGGGAAACGCCAAAGCACTATGACTGTGGTGTCCCAGTATGATAATTTGGAGGATTACCATACCATGCCTCAGCACCAAAGAGGGGGCTATGTTGGAGGAGGGGGGTTTGTGCCCCCCAGTTTTACCCACATGCACAGTAGAACTTACGCCACAGCCCTTGGCCAGGGAGCCTTCCTCCCGACGGAGCTGTGTTTGCAGAGGCCCGAAACAGAGGTCCACGTCGAGTGA